The following are from one region of the Nicotiana tabacum cultivar K326 chromosome 3, ASM71507v2, whole genome shotgun sequence genome:
- the LOC107788434 gene encoding monolignol oxidoreductase AtBBE-like 13, translating into MASLNSITVSFFIVLLFSSSCSAHSDTTPEKFYQCICKNSDFSDPFSKAFFTPNTDSFNTVLNSTAQNLRCLIPSVPKPELIFTPMAESYVQAAVICAKQLNLQLRVRSGGHDYEGLSYISVMDSPFVIVDLSKLREIDVNIEENSAWAQAGATVGEVYYRISEKSKTHGFPAGLCTSLGIGGHITGGAYGSMMRKFGLGADNVIDARIVNANGTILDRQSMGEDLFWAIRGGGGASFGIILSWKLKLVTVPSIVTVFTVPKTLEDGATKILYKWQQVADKIDDDLFMRVVINVVDKKDKKGERTVQTAYNSLFLGKADRLLQIMNESFPELGLTQKDCIEMNWIESILYIAGFPTKTPPEILLQGKPTFKNYFKAKSDFIKEPIPETGLEGIWKRLLEEYSPLMIWNPYGGMMANISESETPFPHRKGVIFKIQYLTLWNEPDQELATKHINWIRKLYNYMTSYASMFPREAYVNYRDLDLGMNKNVNSNSSFVQASVWGNKYFKNNFNRLVEIKTKVDPENFFKFEQSIPTLPLTKKRKGKKINH; encoded by the coding sequence ATGGCATCCTTAAACTCTATTACGGTCTCATTTTTCATAGTCTTATTATTTTCAAGTTCTTGTTCTGCTCATTCTGATACAACCCCTGAAAAGTTCTACCAATGTATTTGCAAGAACTCTGATTTCTCTGATCCTTTTTCCAAAGCTTTCTTCACCCCAAACACTGATTCATTCAACACAGTCTTGAATTCTACAGCTCAAAATCTCAGGTGTTTGATACCATCAGTTCCTAAACCTGAGCTGATTTTCACCCCAATGGCAGAATCCTATGTTCAAGCAGCAGTCATTTGTGCAAAACAACTCAATCTTCAGCTCAGAGTTAGAAGTGGAGGCCATGATTATGAAGGCCTCTCGTACATTTCAGTAATGGACTCTCCTTTTGTCATCGTCGATCTCTCCAAACTACGAGAGATCGACGTGAACATAGAGGAAAATTCGGCTTGGGCTCAAGCTGGTGCTACTGTTGGTGAAGTCTATTATAGAATTTCAGAGAAAAGCAAAACTCATGGATTTCCAGCTGGACTTTGTACCAGTTTAGGAATTGGTGGTCACATAACAGGTGGGGCATATGGTTCCATGATGAGAAAATTCGGGCTTGGAGCTGACAATGTAATCGATGCTCGTATTGTTAACGCCAATGGCACTATACTCGATAGGCAATCGATGGGGGAAGACTTGTTTTGGGCAATTCGAGGTGGTGGAGGAGCAAGTTTCGGGATCATACTGTCCTGGAAATTAAAATTAGTTACTGTTCCATCGATTGTCACTGTTTTCACTGTCCCGAAAACATTGGAAGATGGCGCGACGAAGATTTTGTACAAGTGGCAACAAGTTGCTGATAAAATTGATGATGATTTATTCATGAGAGTAGTCATAAATGTGGTGGacaaaaaagataaaaagggagaaaggaCAGTTCAAACAGCTTATAACTCATTGTTTCTTGGAAAAGCTGACAGGCTTTTACAAATAATGAATGAGAGTTTCCCTGAATTAGGATTGACACAAAAAGATTGTATAGAAATGAATTGGATTGAGTCAATTTTGTACATTGCTGGTTTTCCAACAAAAACCCCACCAGAAATACTTCTCCAGGGTAAGCCAACATTCAAGAATTACTTCAAAGCCAAATCAGACTTTATAAAAGAGCCAATTCCTGAAACAGGACTTGAAGGTATATGGAAAAGGCTATTAGAAGAATATTCACCACTAATGATATGGAATCCATATGGAGGAATGATGGCTAATATATCAGAATCAGAAACTCCTTTCCCACACAGAAAAGGAGTCATTTTCAAGATTCAGTACTTGACTCTCTGGAATGAACCTGATCAAGAATTGGCTACGAAACACATCAATTGGATCAGAAAGCTATACAATTACATGACTTCTTATGCTTCTATGTTTCCAAGAGAAGCTTATGTGAATTACAGGGATCTTGATTTGGGAATGAACAAGAATGTGAATTCCAATTCCAGCTTTGTACAAGCTAGTGTGTGGGGGAATAAGTATTTCAAGAACAATTTTAATAGGCTGGTGGAAATCAAGACTAAGGTGGATCCAGAAAactttttcaagtttgaacaaAGCATCCCAACTCTTCCTCTTACTaagaagagaaaaggaaaaaagattaACCATTAA